The Calditrichota bacterium genomic sequence TTCTGGGATTGATTTGGCAGACGATTAAAAAAATCGATTCTGCAAATTTGTCTTGATTAAAACTTACGGCAAATAAGTTTTAAAATCAATGAATTTTTGAAGTTTTTGCATTAAAGGCTGGAAAGGTTCGGTTGAATTTAAAAAAAGTAGTTCGAATAAATTGTGCGGGCAGTGATTTTAGGCATAAAAAAAGCCAGCACCAATGGAAATCGATGCTGGCCCCCCCTAATCTCATAGCTACCGAGAATCCCCAATTCTCAATAGCAAAGATCAGAACCTTAATTATTCAAACGATAAATATACTCAAAAAGCAGGTTTTGCGTAAAAATAAATCCAATCCATTTAAAAAAAATTAGTTACACGAAAGACATGTTTTTAACCTTTTAATAAACTGCTGCTTAAACTCGACGAGCTGCTAATTTCCGCCGGGTAATCAGATTTTTCGCATGATTAAAATAGTCACCACCAAGGCGCTAATGCGCAAATTTTGAAAAAGCGCACTCAATTTTCAGTACAATTTTTCCAGTCTGATCTGCTGGTAATAATGTTTCAAAATGTCCGGATAGGGAATATTTTTCATCGCCATCACTGTGGCGCCGACCTGGCAGAGACCGACGCCGTGTCCCCAGCCGCCGCCTTTGAGGATGAATTTTTTTACTTTGCCGTCAGCAGCGGTTTCTTTTTCCACATAAAACAGGGAACTGTACAAATGACTCTCGGACAAAACGCGACGGATTTCCAGCTCTTTGCCAATTTTGAGCGTCTTTTTGGAGCCAACAAGGTTGAGGTAAATCAACCGGCCGGAATCGCCGCGTTCCAGCGGTTCGATGTCCTGTAATTCACCGATATCCTCTCCGGTTTTTTTCTTGATTAAATTTTCCAAATCTTCGCGTTTGTATTCGACGGTCCAGCGGAATAAATTTTCCGTGGAATACAAATTTGCCAGTTTGGGCGGCAGTTGGTACAGGTTGGTGTTACAGTAACAATCCGGTTCCGAGTCGATCAGTTTTTTTGCTTCTTCTTCAGTGTTGGCCGGAAACTCCAGTGGCTTGTCGCTGTCAATAGCGGACATCATGTAGGGGATTTTTCGGTTTTCCCAGACGTTGTGGTAAGACTCGATGATTCCGCCGCAGATTTTGGAATAGCGCGCGTCACAGACTTCGTTTTCGTACATGATCACTTCGCCCCAGGTGTTTTCCACTGCCTGACGCGAAATATCCTGTTCACGTTTTTTGCCGTGGTAACACTGGCAGTGGTCGTCGGAGCAGAGATGAAAATTGGCGTTGTAGTGGTGTTTGCCCATGGTGGCGAAAACCGTGCTGCGTGCGGCAACTGTCTGCGCCTCCAGCAAACCCAGCGGACAGTCCGAGGTCATTTCCGATGAGTTGACGCTGGTGAGATAATCTTCGATATTCACCTCGTTGACGACGACTAATTTTCCCGAATTATTGACGCCAATTTCGACGATGCCGCGGTAGTCGAGGTCTTCCAATTTTTGCCAGTGAAATTCAATTCCGATCACAATGTCGGAGACGGTGATGTGCGTGTCTCGCGTAGGATTTTCCGGCACGATTCTGATCGGCGCGGCAAATTTTTGGCCAGCTAATTCAATGGTGGCAGTCGCCTGGGAAACAATATTTTCGATGACCGCATATTCCCCGGGATTTTCCCGGCTTTGACGGAACTCTTGCGCCGATTTTTTGTCCGCAAAATCGCCCACAGCGATCCAGTACTCGCGATTGTCAATGAGTAGATTTTTCGTCTGCAATTCCATTCCCACGCAGCGAATGGTTACGACCAGCCCTTCGTCGCGAAGCTCCTGGGCGCGTTCCTCTGCCAGAGATTTGTCTTTTTCAATGCCGGCCCGCACTTGATAGCGTATTTCGGCAGGCTTTGATTCCACTATCGTTGCTTGATATTTTTCGTCTGCTCTTCCGGTAAAAATTATTTCGCCATTCTGGTTTTCGGCGAAGAAATTTTGATTGCAGGAAAATTTGACTTTTTCCGTGGACTGCAAAACCCCGATTCTTACGACCGGAACTTTATTTTTCGAAATAGTCACTGATTTCTTCTCCTCTCATTTTATCGCTGAACCTGTAAAATAATTTCATTCCAAAATACGTGAACAAAATTCCGGCGATCAGAATTGGTATTCGCAAATGATTTTCGCCGGCGTACCAGCTCATTTTTTCCGCAGGCACATTGGAGTAAATCAGCGCAATGGCATTGTTGACGAAATGAACGATGATTGTCGGAATAATGGAGCCGCTTTTCCACGCCATGACTCCCAGAAAAATACCGAAAAAAGTGAATTGCACCGTCCACCAGGGATTGAGATGAGTGACGGCAAAAATAATCGCCGTCGCCATGACGGCGCGGGTCACGTCAAATGCGTGCTCGAAGCTGGTCTGAACAAAACCGCGGAACAACATCTCTTCCAGCACAGCCGCCAGCACCACGGCAGAAAATCCGATGATCATCAAATCTCCGAAAGAATCGACCGCGAGAGATTTTTCCATCATTTGTTTGAGAATGTCGGGCATGGGCAGGATCATTTGAAATAGCCGGTCAAATTCATCGACAATCACGGACAACCCCACGCCTAAAATTACGCTGATTCCCATCAGCGGTACGCTCACGCGACGCAGACGAAAAGTTTTTGCCAGCGGGTATTTGAAATGCAAAACGTAGATCAGCGCCGGCACGATGACAATGCCCTCGATTAAAAACAGACTGGTTTTCATGCCAATGAGCCCGCCGACCAGCGCGAAAAAGAAAGTCAGCATGAGCGTGAGCAACAAAACGACAATCACGTCCCTGATTGGTGGAAAATGAGAAGGAGTTTCCAATTTTGTCATGAAGTCCTCTTTATTGTTCTTTCGCTTCGCTGATTCGAATTTGACTCATAATAACGGCGCCCGCCTGAGCCAGATTCAATGATTCCGCGCGCCCGAAAGCGGGGATGCGAATTTGGTAGTCCGCAGCGCGGGAAATTTCCCGTGAAATTCCCTGATTTTCATTTCCTAAAATCAAAGCTAACGGCGCAGAATAGCGTAGTTGATGGTAAAATTTTTTTCCGTGAACGTCCGCGGAAATTGTCTGAAAATTTTTTCTTTTTAAAATCGCCAAAAAAGTGGACAAATCCACATCCGAAAAAACAGGCAGATGAAAAAACGACCCCATCGTAGCGCGGACGACTTTTGCGTTGTAAGGCTCCACGCTATCCTTGCCGAGAATGACGCCATTAAATCCAAACCAATCAGCCGTGCGGATAAGCGTGCCCACATTGCCGGGATCTTGCCCCGCATCGATCAGCAACAGGAACGCCGGATTTTCTGCTAAAAAGTTGTCGAGAGAGTATTGCTTCTGCCGCACGATGCAAAAAATTCCCTGCGAATGCACGGTGTCGGCAATGCGATTGACGTCTGCGGCGTCGATGTCAATAATTTCGATCTTTTTCTTTGCCGCCAATTTGTCAACGCGCTCAAATGCCTCGGGTTTCAGATTTTCTTTTTGGCAAAAACAGGCATGAATTTCAAAATCCGATTGCAGCGCTTCTTCGCAGAGGCGAAAGCCTTCGATGAGAAATTGTCCCCATCGCTCGCGGATTTTTTTCTGCTTGAGTGCAAGGATTTGTTGTAATTTTGATTTGGAAAGCACGTCAAAGTTCGTTTCGGATTTAGTTCGGGATAAGGGATTTGATGTGTTCTTTTCTGTTAAAAAGAAACTCCCGAATAACGGGAGTTTCTCTCAGTCAAATATGATCCATCATGTCTAATAGAATTCTTTTCGCCTTGGAAATGAAT encodes the following:
- a CDS encoding SpoIID/LytB domain-containing protein; this encodes MTISKNKVPVVRIGVLQSTEKVKFSCNQNFFAENQNGEIIFTGRADEKYQATIVESKPAEIRYQVRAGIEKDKSLAEERAQELRDEGLVVTIRCVGMELQTKNLLIDNREYWIAVGDFADKKSAQEFRQSRENPGEYAVIENIVSQATATIELAGQKFAAPIRIVPENPTRDTHITVSDIVIGIEFHWQKLEDLDYRGIVEIGVNNSGKLVVVNEVNIEDYLTSVNSSEMTSDCPLGLLEAQTVAARSTVFATMGKHHYNANFHLCSDDHCQCYHGKKREQDISRQAVENTWGEVIMYENEVCDARYSKICGGIIESYHNVWENRKIPYMMSAIDSDKPLEFPANTEEEAKKLIDSEPDCYCNTNLYQLPPKLANLYSTENLFRWTVEYKREDLENLIKKKTGEDIGELQDIEPLERGDSGRLIYLNLVGSKKTLKIGKELEIRRVLSESHLYSSLFYVEKETAADGKVKKFILKGGGWGHGVGLCQVGATVMAMKNIPYPDILKHYYQQIRLEKLY
- a CDS encoding CPBP family intramembrane metalloprotease, which produces MTKLETPSHFPPIRDVIVVLLLTLMLTFFFALVGGLIGMKTSLFLIEGIVIVPALIYVLHFKYPLAKTFRLRRVSVPLMGISVILGVGLSVIVDEFDRLFQMILPMPDILKQMMEKSLAVDSFGDLMIIGFSAVVLAAVLEEMLFRGFVQTSFEHAFDVTRAVMATAIIFAVTHLNPWWTVQFTFFGIFLGVMAWKSGSIIPTIIVHFVNNAIALIYSNVPAEKMSWYAGENHLRIPILIAGILFTYFGMKLFYRFSDKMRGEEISDYFEK
- a CDS encoding RNA methyltransferase — protein: MLSKSKLQQILALKQKKIRERWGQFLIEGFRLCEEALQSDFEIHACFCQKENLKPEAFERVDKLAAKKKIEIIDIDAADVNRIADTVHSQGIFCIVRQKQYSLDNFLAENPAFLLLIDAGQDPGNVGTLIRTADWFGFNGVILGKDSVEPYNAKVVRATMGSFFHLPVFSDVDLSTFLAILKRKNFQTISADVHGKKFYHQLRYSAPLALILGNENQGISREISRAADYQIRIPAFGRAESLNLAQAGAVIMSQIRISEAKEQ